A single region of the Vicia villosa cultivar HV-30 ecotype Madison, WI linkage group LG4, Vvil1.0, whole genome shotgun sequence genome encodes:
- the LOC131597649 gene encoding uncharacterized protein LOC131597649 codes for MSSPVERIAEINDGKELWNIVVRIHHRWNVLSNNKEHFEMIFVDKLGDDIHAVVPAPHASVFAEKCLLGHTYTPCEMNIFISDVVGMVDSIGFAQTESGAKMQQISMMLRDHSNNMLNCTLWESYTDQFIRFYKVRVAASLPTVVLLQYAKVKEQGKYPLSVTNTYNVTLLCVDVDFPVMKDFIDRMPEESRITLSDQLGGNSQYSSQSSENQQLTPVQKLFSKAVVLPIAEIIQLTDITFCATVATTKLLVASPFGWYYRACHMRQSIARGDSPPFECEAGHETMAEVLRYKIEIEVTHGGKSCNFVFWNRECEMLLGLSASQLRNTMIQAGITDPLDFPLALDQLLKLEMAMKVKWHPRWKNCSVVMIIKNDHIIQQLKEKWGTDEIKKSVDEAKTDANEDCELVTPDAVTPAGRRHFPAASSESTDLDGLHDGELSSNKLKKIIKMEKID; via the exons ATGTCAAGTCCTGTTGAGAGAATAGCAGAGATCAACGATGGAAAAGAGCTTTGGAATATTGTTGTTAGGATTCACCACAGATGGAATGTTTTGTCCAACAACAAGGAACATTTTGAAATGATCTTtgttgacaaattg GGAGATGATATTCATGCTGTTGTTCCAGCACCACATGCGTCGGTGTTCGCCGAAAAATGCCTATTAGGGCATACTTATACT CCGTGTGAAAtgaatatatttatttcagaTGTCGTTGGAATGGTGGATAGTATTGGTTTTGCACAGACTGAGTCGGGCGCAAAGATGCAGCAAATTAGCATGATGTTGCGTGACCACAG CAACAACATGTTGAACTGTACACTGTGGGAATCATACACGGATCAGTTCATCAGGTTTTACAAAGTTAGGGTTGCTGCATCACTCCCTACAGTTGTGTTGCTTCAGTATGCCAAAGTGAAAGAACAAG GAAAGTATCCTCTGTCTGTGACAAACACCTACAATGTGACCCTTTTATGTGTTGATGTTGATTTTCCTGTCATGAAAGACTTTATTGATAG AATGCCTGAGGAGAGCAGGATAACCCTGTCTGATCAACTCGGAGGGAATTCCCAATATTCCTCCCAGAGTTCTGAAAATCAACAGCTGACTCCTGTGCAAAAATTATTCTCAAAGGCTGTTGTTTTACCTATTGCTGAGATTATTCAACTTACGGAT ATTACATTTTGTGCTACTGTCGCTACAACAAAATTATTAGTCGCGTCTCCATTTGGATGGTACTATCGTGCCTGTCATATGCGTCAATCTATAGCGCGTGGGGACAGCCCCCCATTTGAGTGTGAAGCTGGTCATGAAACCATGGCTGAAGTCCTTAG GTATAAGATTGAGATTGAGGTTACTCATGGGGGTAAAAGCTGCAATTTTGTCTTCTGGAACAGAGAATGTGAAATGCTTTTGGGTTTGTCTGCATCCCAACTTCGTAACACTATGATTCAG GCTGGAATTACTGATCCATTGGACTTCCCGTTAGCACTTGATCAGTTGTTGAAGTTGGAAATGGCTATGAAGGTTAAGTGGCATCCACGCTGGAAGAACTGTTCCGTCGTTATGATTATAAAAAATGATCATATTATCCAACAACTTAAGGAAAAGTGGGGAACAGATGAG ATTAAAAAGAGTGTTGATGAGGCTAAAACAGATGCCAATGAAGACTGTGAATTGGTTACG CCTGATGCTGTCACACCTGCTGGTAGGAGGCATTTTCCTGCTGCATCAAGTGAATCCACTGATTTGGACGGATTACATGATGGAGAACTGTCATCAAACAAGCTGAAGAAGATAATTAAAATGGAGAAGATTGATTAG
- the LOC131597650 gene encoding uncharacterized protein LOC131597650, with protein MHGYRHETEVTRKIRQSIKDWFSYRLQQRHKEAKTLLYSRRLFQQFLVDGYAMMESERLNWLRDNQSKLRVGKYNNLTTQTDGDRRNEHQKRGKRVILPSTFVGSKRYMDQLYFDGMAISSRLGFPDLFVTFTCNPNWPEIKRALSGTGLQPHDRPDIISKVFKIKFDTLMDDITKHHVIRKVIACYDRITAVVSTNSNQPVDEIQQYLDCRYVSPSEACWRIYSYNIHGRRPVVERMFYHLVGEKPIYYTDYARMENMLETASVTESMFTAWLVANAKYEEARTLTYGQFVSKFVYHKKQREWKPRKKGFTIGRLIWVPPTAGELFYLRMILTVAKGPTTYEEIRTVDNIQFDTFRDACFAMGFLEDDKEYISTIKEASHWGTGHFLRKLFVIMLLSGAVNRPAHVWEQTWLLLSDGVLHTQRALAANPELVLTQEELQYLTLIEIEKLLQANRRTLKDFSPIPYPNAYVLKQLGNRLIYDERNYDTASMNSEFENLFGALIDEQRGIYEKIMHAVESQNPAIFFLHGYGGTGKTYIWRTLAEALRSKHDICLTVATSGIASLLLPGGRIAHSKFRIPVPTMDNSTCKVEFNDDVADMLRQTKLIIWDEAPMAHKYAIESLDRTLKDVMSANKNSTDVFGGKVVVFGGDFRQILPVIPRGSRSDIVHCAINASYIWHSAEVLTLTRNMRLQTGSTQTDKNEIAQFSDWHLRIGEGRISEPNDGTAEIEIPPDILITEFDDPIVAIVNTTYPDFINNFQCVDYLKINNAGEIRDYYSANSVDKSEIHDPTVVDILTPEFLSSLRTSGLPNHHLKLKVGTPIMLMRNIDQSEGLCNGTRLCITKMAAHVLEASIMGGKGWGNLGQSLDNVGLYLPRDVFTHGQIYVALSRVTTKKGIKILIHDEEKKFRGKTTNVVYKEVFNNV; from the exons ATGCACGGATATCGCCATGAAACTGAGGTCACTAGGAAAATCCGTCAAAGCATTAAGGATTGGTTTTCTTACCGGTTACAACAACGTCACAAAGAGGCAAAAACACTACTTTACTCAAGACGTCTATTTCAACAATTCTTAGTCGACGGTTATGCTATGATGGAATCCGAACGACTGAATTGGTTGAGGGATAACCAATCGAAGTTAAGAGTGGGCAAATATAATAATTTGACCACTCAAACTGATGGTGATAGAAGAAATGAACACCAAAAGCGAGGAAAACGAGTTATTTTGCCATCAACTTTTGTTGGTAGCAAGAGATATATGGATCAACTATATTTTGACGGTATGGCCATTTCAAGTCGATTGGGATTCCCTGATTTATTTGTTACTTTTACTTGCAACCCAAATTGGCCTGAAATTAAAAGAGCATTGTCAGGAACAGGCCTACAACCCCATGATAGGCCAGATATCATttcaaaagttttcaaaataaagTTTGATACCCTCATGGATGATATTACAAAACACCATGTCATTAGAAAAGTGATTGCAT gctatgacagaataacagcagtAGTTTCAACAAATAGCAatcaacctgttgatgaaataCAACAATATCTCGATTGCAGGTATGTCTCCCCCAGTGAAGCATGCTGGCGCATTTACTCTTACAATATTCATGGTAGAAGACCAGTTGTGGAACGTATGTTCTACCATTTGGTTGGGGAGAAACCTATCTACTATACAGATTATGCACGCATGGAAAATATGCTGGAAACTGCAAGTGTGACTGAATCAATGTTTACTGCATGGCTGGTGGCAAATGCTAAATATGAAGAGGCACGAACATTAACTTACGGTCAATTTGTCTCAAAGTTTGTTTATCACAAAAAACAGAGAGAATGGAAACCGCGGAAAAAAGGCTTCACCATTGGACGTCTCATATGGGTTCCGCCAACAGCTGGTGAACTGTTTTACCTACGCATGATATTGACGGTGGCAAAAGGACCAACAACTTATGAGGAAATCAGGACCGtggataacatccagtttgatACATTCAGAGATGCATGCTTTGCAATGGGATTTCTTGAAGACGACAAAGAATACATATCTACTATAAAGGAGGCAAGTCATTGGGGGACTGGTCATTTTCTTCGAAAACTGTTTGTTATCATGCTTTTGTCTGGTGCTGTTAATCGCCCTGCACATGTTTGGGAACAAACTTGGctcctattatctgatggtgtctTACATACACAAAGAGCGTTGGCTGCAAATCCAG AATTAGTCCTCACACAAGAAGAGTTACAATATTTGACTTTAATAGAAATTGAGAAACTGCTACAAGCAAATAGAAGGACACTAAAGGATTTTAGTCCTATTCCATATCCGAATGCTTATGTTCTTAAACAGTTGGGAAACAGGCTCATATATGATGAGCGTAATTACGATACAGCGTCAATGAActcggaatttgaaaatctgtttGGTGCTCTTATAG ATGAGCAAAGAGGTATTTATGAAAAAATTATGCACGCTGTGGAGTCTCAGAATCCTGCTATTTTCTTCCTTCATGGTTATGGTGGTACCGGAAAGACATATATATGGAGAACACTCGCAGAAGCTTTAAGATCAAAACACGATATATGTTTAACTGTTGCAACTAGCGGTATAGCATCATTGTTACTTCCAGGAGGTAGAATTGCACATTCAAAGTTCAGGATACCGGTACCAACTATGGACAATTCTACTTGCAAGGTTGAATTCAACGATGATGTTGCAGACATGTTACGACAGACAAAGCTTATAATATGGGATGAGGCACCAATGGCGCATAAGTATGCAATAGAATCGCTTGACAGAACTTTGAAAGATGTTATGAGTGCAAACAAAAATTCCACTGATGTATTTGGTGGAAAGGTTGTTGTTTTCGGTGGCGATTTCAGACAGATTTTACCTGTCATCCCTAGAGGTAGTCGTTCCGATATTGTACACTGTGCCATAAATGCATCTTACATATGGCATTCAGCTGAGGTGTTAACATTGACAAGAAACATGCGGCTACAAACAGGATCAACACAGACTGATAAAAATGAGATAGCACAGTTTTCAGATTGGCATTTAAGAATAGGAGAGGGCCGAATATCCGAGCCTAATGACGGCACCGCCGAAATCGAGATACCACCTGATATTTTGATAACAGAATTTGATGATCCAATTGTGGCCATTGTCAATACCACATACCctgatttcataaataatttccaatgtgttgattACCTTAAAA TCAACAATGCAGGAGAAATTCGTGACtactacagcgcaaattcagttgACAAGTCTGAGATTCATGACCCAACAGTAGTTGATATCCTTACGCCAGAATTTCTAAGTTCCCTCCGAACATCAGGTTTGCCAAACCATCACTTAAAACTAAAGGTTGGGACACCTATAATGCTCATGAGAAACATAGATCAATCTGAAGGTTTGTGTAACGGCACAAGGCTGTGTATAACAAAGATGGCAGCCCATGTACTCGAGGCTTCAATAATGGGCGGTAAAGGTTGGGGAAATTTG GGACAGTCATTGGATAACGTCGGTTTGTACTTACCAAGAGATGTATTCACACATGGCCAGATTTATGTGGCATTGTCAAGAGTAACAACAAAAAAGGGAATCAAAATACTGATacatgatgaagaaaagaaattcaGGGGGAAAACTACAAATGTTGTGTATAAAGAGGTTTTTAACAATGTCTGA